The nucleotide sequence TGGTTTCGGCTCCTGGGCAATGCGCCAAACTTAGGTAGGTGGTTCCGGCTCCCGGGCGATAGGCCCAAACTTAGTTAAGCGCCCAAACACAGGCCGATCGTACAGGCGCCGGTGGGGGTGGGGGAGCCACGCTGCGGGATATTCTGGAATTCCCTGCCGGAGGAGACCCCGCAGGGGGCTCCATAGGCAGACTCAACAGGCATCCCGCAGTGGGGATTCCCCACCCCCACCGGCGTTTTTCCGATATGTTCGGCGCCAGTGGTTATCCCTATTTTTTCCGGGAAGTCGCTATGCTAGCCTGGGTAATCTTGGTATTGATATTTCCCAGAAGAGAGCGGGCGGACTGGCTTTTTGAAGTGCTGCCCGGGTAATCTCCGGTGTTAAGGGCGGTTTGGGCTTGATCCGTCTGGGTTTTCGCGGTGCCAAAGTCCCCATCAATGGAATCAAAGTCCAGTTGGATGTTTTTTACACCCTTGGCGGCATCAATGTTCTTTTGGGTTTCCCCAAGACTGGCCCGTACGCCGGTTAGCAGGTTAGACGCCTCGTCCCGGGCCCGCTGAGCCCCGGCTTTACCGTCCGATATGGCCCGTTCCGCTGCGTTTATCACTTCCTGGGCGTAGGTTTTGGCCGCATCGTACCGTTTTGCCGCCGCTTCGGACTTCATATTTGCCAGGGCGTCCCGGGCGCGAATTATCGAGGGGCTTCCGTAGGCTACGGCGTCGGGATCGTTTTCCGCCCGGGTAAGGGCCGCTGCGGCATTATCCATCTCTACCGTGGGGGGCTTGGCGCAGGCGCTCAGAAGCGCCGACAGGGCAAGTACGGTCATCAGAATAAAGGGTATTCTCTTGTTGTTCAATTTAATCCTCCTGAAATATCGTATACCCCTTTTAAGGTATGCTTTAGATATGCTTATTCTAAATCATACCGGGAGGTATATGCAAGTAATAGAAAATCCTTAATATTATCGGTATAATTTCGAAAATAAAGGTGAGTATGGCGGTATATATTTCTAAAAAAAAGGCCCTGATCCGGTTTGCCCTTTCATTTTTCTCGGCCGCCGCGGTGCTGGCCCTGTCTTTTCATGTCCTCAAGGGGCCGCGTCTGGGTCCCCATTATGATTATCTTCTGCAATATGTTGAACCTGTCCCGGTATCCGGGGAGCTGCTCCTTGTTGAGACCCGGCTGCCCCAGCCTGTACTTCCCGAGTCCGCCAATGGCGATGCCGCCCTTCCGGAAGATTTTATCGAACCGGCATCGCTTGTTTCGGTATTGATGACCATGACGGAGATGAATACCGGGTCCCTGGTCATCCAGACGCCGGTTTCGGCCGGCCCCTTTCCCGGGGGTACGGACCTTCGGTTTGCGGCTCCGGATGAACTCCGCTCCCGGTTTGACGGGGAATTTAACCTGGTGGAACGGAATATCCGGAACCTGTTTGAAGCCATACGCCTGGGGTTTATACTGCCCGCGGAGGCGGATCGCTATGTGGGGGAGCTGATAAGCATCACCGGGCGGGGGAAGGAACGGCTGCTCCGGGCGCTGTTCCCTTCCGATAGGTCCGACAGGAGCCCCCTGGAACGGGCTTCCGCCGTTTTCGGCAGGGTGTGGGTTCCCGGCGCTGCAGGGGAAGGGTACTATAATACCCAGGCGGACGGGGACGGCAAGATACGGCGTGTTGTCCCGTCCATAGGGCAGGGGGAAGCGGTTCGGGAGCATCTGGTATATGCCGCCCTTAAAGACCGGCTTCCGGCGGAGTTTTCCTTCCCAAGCGATGACCAGGGGGCGCTGCTCTTTGTTCCCCTTACGGAGGGGGATTTCCGGCGTATCCCCCTGGCGGCCTTTCTGGAGTACGAGGAGGCGGACCGGGAACTCTTCCGGCTTTTATCAAACGCCGAAAGCCAGGGCATCTATGCGGGGCTTGATCCGGAGTCCTACCCCGGCAATCTCTATGGATACGCCCGGAACCTCTGGGAGGAGCTTTTGCGGGAGCCGGACCAGGATAGAAAAACCCGCTGGCTTGACGCACGGGCAGGGTACTTCCAGTCCCTGGATGATTTTTTTAACGGCCCTTCGGAGACGAGCCTGGTGGATGGCTACGAAAGGATGATCGCCTCCGAATCCCTGGGGGTGGAGGGTATACGGCGGATCACCGCTTTGCGGAATGAGCTGATCCTGAGCTTCCGGAATTTGCGGGAAAGCTATGCTGAACTTTTGGAAAAACGGGCTTTCCTGGAACTTGAATTGTCCAATTCATTCTGCATCCTCGGCCCTCCGGATTCGGCCCTTGAAAATTCCGCCATTCTGGCCAATACCCTCCTTACACAACGGACGATTATCCCCGGACAAGACCAGGATACCCTGCGCTGGTCCCTTATCGGTATCCTGGTCATCCTGGCGGGTATAAGCCTCCTGGGTCCCTGGATTTCCCTGGGCGCCGGTCTTCTCCTGGCCGCGGTTCTGGGCGTGATTTTTTCCTATAGTTTTGTCCTCCGGGCCTACTGGATGGACCCCCTCATCCCCCTAAGCGCCGCTGCTGCCGGGGTTCTGGTGTCCTTTTCCTTTGCCCTCCTGGTAAAATACCGTTCCACGAACCGTCTTCGCCGGGCCTATGGCTCCCGTATGGCCGGCCCCTATCTGCGCCGCCTCATCCGTGCGGGACGGCCCCTTCCATCGGAAACCTGCAGCGCCAAGGCAGCCATTGTGGCGATCCGGGACGGCAGCCTGAATGGTATAGAAAATCGGAGCAGCCCCCAGGAATCCGCCAAGGCGGCGGCGGCATTTTGGGAAGAGGCTTTCCGCCTTTTCAGCAAGGCCGGGGCGGTTATGACCGGCCTTGAGGGAGACCTGGTAGTTTTCGCCTTCGGTTCTCCCCTGGAACGGCAGGCCATGAAGAAGATGAAGACCATACTCCCCGATGACGGTGAAAGTATCCGCGCCGCAGAATTGGTCTTGGATATTCTGAAAAACGCCCCCCAAGCCGCCTCCTGGCGCTTTGCCATCG is from Treponema primitia ZAS-1 and encodes:
- a CDS encoding DUF4398 domain-containing protein; amino-acid sequence: MNNKRIPFILMTVLALSALLSACAKPPTVEMDNAAAALTRAENDPDAVAYGSPSIIRARDALANMKSEAAAKRYDAAKTYAQEVINAAERAISDGKAGAQRARDEASNLLTGVRASLGETQKNIDAAKGVKNIQLDFDSIDGDFGTAKTQTDQAQTALNTGDYPGSTSKSQSARSLLGNINTKITQASIATSRKK